CAGGGACAATTAGTGTGGCCTTTTGAGTATAtatccccttaaccccttaacagttttattgttttctttctcaCCTGTGGCTTCAACAATGCCCTCAAGTATCACTATAATTTCAAACTGTTCCCGTTTCAATGACTCTGCATTCATTTCCCAAAAGGGACTATGGTCGTTGATAAAATGGCAGATGATCTGAGGCTCCACAAGAAAAAGACGGTCTTCTCCGGTATCATAACCGAGGTTAATCTCTGACTGTTCCAATGGAATAAACTCCCCTTCCTTAGTCTGACGAGATTTGATCAGTTTAGCCCTTATCTTGGCATCGACCATGTGGCTGTCTCTCAGATCACCAATCCTAAACATTAAGCACAGCTTTTCATCTCTGTGAGACACGACACATTTCTTACTGAAGATCAATGTTTCAGCCCTTTTTTTAGGCCTGGAGATCTTAACAAACATACAGCCCACCATAAGAGCATCAATCACTGACCCTATGATTGACTGAGCCATAAGCAATATTACCCCTTCGGGACAATAGGCGGTTACCATCCTGGTCCCATAGCCAATTGTCCTTTGACTTTCCAAAGAAAAAAGTAAGGCAGAAAGGAATGAGTCTACATTGTCAATACAAGGCTTCCACTCAGGTTCTCCAATGTGATTCACATCATCTCTAAGGAAGGcgtccaaaaaataaataactgcaaATCCAACCCAGGTgacaacataacacaacatgaaaacaaaaatgaaccaGCGGTACTTTAGATCCACAACGGTTGTAAAAATGTCTGACAAAAATCTCTTCTTTTCATCAATGCGTCCAAGGTTGACTCTACACTTCCCATCCTTGGTAACATACCTCTGCCGAGTCTGGCGGTTAGTTAGGTTGAAGAGCTGTCGATCATCATACATGAGCTTACAACGCATCCTGTGAGATTTTGTGGTGGCAGGAGCTGATACAACGCTACGAGTAGGTGTCTTACTTCGCATGGGGATATTTGGGACACTGAGAGCATGTCTGGGGTACCATTTGCTACTACCGGCTTCCCGAGATAGGACCTCCTGCTTTGAAGCTCGTTGGTAACGGGGTAAGTCTTCAGTGTTAATTGACACACTTTGTCTCTTCTTGGTAGGCAGAGGAGCGGCAGAAAGATTGGTGGGGTCTACGGCACTATATCTCCTGTGGCGTGCTGCTTTAACACTACTGGAATAAGTCAGCGGGATGAAGCTTGAGATGATCCCTCCTTTCTTAAGAGCACCAAGTTCATTTCTCTGGTGGTAATCATCACAGGAAGTAGCGGAGACTACCATGGTTTCaggctgaaaaaaataataacagtgaatatgtgtgtgtacataacTTATTTTCTCTCACAATAAAGATAACTTATTTTTTAGACAAATCTTAATAGAACAGAATAAAAAGCATTGTTTCAGGTTGCAAAGATGTTAACATGTGTACATGCATAACTTGTTTTACCTGACAATTTTTCTTGGCCTAATTTATGTACCAGGTCACCCTTAACATTGACTGCACAATCAAAATGAGCAGAGCACATGTAGAAGCAGCATCTGCCTGTCACGCTTAGCGTACCAGATAAGATGCTGGTGCAGGGTAGGACACTGTGTCCCCGCAAAAAAATGCTAATCCTGTTTGCCCTCCAACAGGTTCCCCTCAGGTTGAGCCTTTTGGGTTTGAGCAGCTATGAGACTTTCTGATGATCTTCCAAGACCGAGGACAAACTGTAAGGATGCACAAGACATAGTCTGGGAGCCAATGTTTAGGGTAAACAATATATCAAAGGTGAGGTCAGGGATCCAGAGTTCAGGGTAGTCGGGATATCCGAGGCAAGGTCAGGGAGCCAGAAAACAAAATAGTCGAGGTGAAGTCGggtcaaacacaggaacaaTAGTAATAAATGGGCTTTGGTCGGATACACTATGACTAGCATGGGTAAAACCATCAGGTTGAGGAGGACAAAAGGCATCAACTATGAATTCAAAAGGAGTGACGTCACTCTGTACTTGACATACGTCTGTGGCCACCTTCTGTGGCTTCTGTAATACCAAGATGCCAGAGGAGCAGAGGGACAGGAGCGAAACCCAGTGGTGGAAGCCGCTGTAGGAGTATCCTTCAAGCGGCATGGGACACTGGATGGCAGATGTCCCCTAAGGCGCGTGAGATCCACGGACCTCACGGCATCGGACGGAGGCTTACCCCAACGGCAGACCGCTGGATGTGACACTGCCTTTTCACAATTCAATTCACTTCGTATACAGTTCTGTAATTTATCATTTTGTGGATAACCTTTGTACAGCATGAAATACATCATTTCTCCCAAACCGTTTGTCATGTTACTACATAAGAATACTGCAAACTATGTGAAAATTGGGCAACCATTCTTCACAAGGTGATTCAAAtacaccagaaacaaaacattaactaGTAATTTCAAGAAAACTTTCAAAATGctgttttaacacatttttataatgtttttatattttcagcgCTTAAAACATCATATTTACCAATTTATTTTCATTCGAGCTGGCTCATTTATtggtatttatattttctataaaaaatattccaaatttGTGTAACTGTTACACATATTAAAGGTTGTCTGTGTGGTAGAAATGCCACTGAATCAGTAGAGTAAAGCAGTTGGTACTTTTTCCACCTGCAACCAGAAAATGTGGTCGTCTTTACCTTTTGAGGGAAGGTCCCATATCGGCTGTTGTCCGTAGGAGGCCGGGGTAAATAAGCTAACATGTGCTTGGCAGTTGGTGTCTGCACAGGAGGGATGGAGTTCCTCCTCACCCGGGGGTCATCTACTTTCAGCCTGTTGTCAATAATGTGATTCCGCACACAGGAGCCATTATCCTGCTGCAGGTCCACACTGCTGTCCGGTGCAGCCAGAGCCATGGTGGGTCAGATGATGACCATAAAACTTCAAGGAAGATCATTGTACATTCTCTGTAGGATCCTATAAgaacagattaaaaaattaggaaaaatatatttctgaacATATCTTAGGGGCGAGATGTTATTCCATGTATAAggtcattaatattattttccaaCAGAATGAGAAAGACTAGTTACAGATAACCTGTATTGCACattgacattttacattttctgtagaCACCTTGTATAAATGGTATGATAACTGCacgcaaatatatattattgctcAAGCAATTTAcgcctttaaccctttctgcacTAAAGGAGTCCTGAATACATCAGAGAGCTAAACCCCAACATAAAATGAACTATGAATAAGTCTTTGTATGTCAATCACATACttttttcatagtaaaatgggttttatgtatgtaatgtttaaaatatgtatttcgaATGCTCAAGTTATCCTTGGAAAAAAAGCTAAAGGTAAAGTTATCTTTGGACAAAAGCTAAAATGTAATGTGATGCATTCTTCTCGTAATTGGGTGATCAGCACGATGTCTGGTCCCAAACGTGACCAAATAACCTTTCCAATTGTGTCTTACCAAGCGTTAATAGGATTAGTTACCTAAGAAGGCAGAAAACAGTTAAAGCACAAAGAAATCCATGGGTCACATTCTCTCTGAAGCATTACAAGGTGCCATACATCTTTAATGATTGACTTATATAAAGTTAAGTAAGgcggtataaaaaaatattatacccatggCAGACGGTCACAAGATCTTGCTTACATTGCCAATCCATCAGAAGTGGTTATACTTATAGGCCATTGTTAAAGGATGAACATTATGCCCTAAATAACTCCTGTTTTTTATTCACGCAGGTTACTTAAAGGGAACTGTCACATCAGAGACATAACTGAAACCacctttgttaaattatttcatgttctgtttttacatttatgtgATACAGTATGTGACAAAGTGTGTTATGTCATTTTAACCGCTCCGGATTTGTTGAGCCGTAAGGAAGGTGGTCTACATTTTATCTTTGGGCAAGCGGCAAAAGAAAATCCTGATttatctcctgaggaagccggtaGTCCGGTGAAACGCGTTGACAGAGAGGGGTATATTGGGAAGCTCTTGCTGCTGGACGGTGGACTTCCCTGTGCCTGGTTTTATGCTGATTACTTTGTAGATACTTTTGTACATTTCATCTGTTGTAAGTGCAATACTTTACCTTATCCACTTAACCGAGTGATACTGTGCCATTGctactgtgtttttatattttttagctatgaagaattaaagaatattttatgatgagcgcatttatgtccttggaaatgtGAGTGCGTTACGTACCTGCAATACCGCTAAGCCCCTATTTGCATGTGGAGTTACACTGTTTTTTGTCAAATATCTCTTTTTCCCCTCTGTGGATGTGCGCCCCATTTGTAAGCGTTGTATAGATTATTAAGTGTTGGAGGAAGTATTGTTTGTTCATTTACACCAGTGGTGTGTGTTTgcttttcttgttcttttgaATACTCAACTGGCAACTTTTTTCAGCTGGCTTCCAGATCCGGACCGCGCCGCAGTGGCCGACTTCCTACAGACTTGGCCTCCATCCGGGACTTATGCTTCCCCCCCTCTTCGCTTTGATTCCTCGGACACTTCGCATCAGTCAATCACTGATTTCTAGGCTTATAACTAGGAGTTGATTAATTGTTTTCGATAAGGAGACTTGCATGTGGAAAATATGTTGCAATATGCAATGTTCTGCAAATAAACTGATCTCAACACCCAAGTGAATGGAGATAACTTTCCTCTAAAGCCCCATGagttttatatacagtacaaaacGAGATTCAGGGTCACAAAAGTGCttggatttagaaaaaaaaagaggaaggtGGGAAAAAAACTGCTTAAATTAGACTGCAATATGGGATTCATTCTAAAGCATAGATGCCAGAGAAtcaacaacaaaatatattaaaaatcacTATTACTGGCACAGTCAGCACAACACACTTTGCAGAAGAATCGCCTATTAAAGATTAACCTCTCTGTGCCCACCGATCCAGATCTTATTCTTCATaaccataacttttgttttagAGAAAAAACAATGACAATGGAGTCTTCAGACATAAACATGTTTTCCAGGCTACAAAGTGCTAGATCCACCATTAACGATTCATTTTAAAGCTTTCAGAACAAGCGAGGAAAGTGAAATCACCCCgtaaatacatatttctaaACACAAACAACATAGCGACACGGATAATATTGATAAAAGCCTTTTTGGTAACATAATAGCAGACAGAAAATAATGCCGGACATCTGTGCTGCAAATGTCTAAGCCGCTGCTTACTGGAGAGAGAGTCTTCATTAACACAGAATATCGCTCTGTATATGACGCATGAATAATCTATGAATAATCTATGCAGAGAGGGAACAGGTTTAGACCCTGGATTATGAACGTCCATAATCCTCACCAAATGAGGGCTGAAGCTCATCAAAAGCTAAGATTACTTTGCAGATAAAACAGAGTCTGTTTCAATGGCT
This window of the Spea bombifrons isolate aSpeBom1 chromosome 12, aSpeBom1.2.pri, whole genome shotgun sequence genome carries:
- the LOC128470559 gene encoding G protein-activated inward rectifier potassium channel 4-like, with protein sequence MVVSATSCDDYHQRNELGALKKGGIISSFIPLTYSSSVKAARHRRYSAVDPTNLSAAPLPTKKRQSVSINTEDLPRYQRASKQEVLSREAGSSKWYPRHALSVPNIPMRSKTPTRSVVSAPATTKSHRMRCKLMYDDRQLFNLTNRQTRQRYVTKDGKCRVNLGRIDEKKRFLSDIFTTVVDLKYRWFIFVFMLCYVVTWVGFAVIYFLDAFLRDDVNHIGEPEWKPCIDNVDSFLSALLFSLESQRTIGYGTRMVTAYCPEGVILLMAQSIIGSVIDALMVGCMFVKISRPKKRAETLIFSKKCVVSHRDEKLCLMFRIGDLRDSHMVDAKIRAKLIKSRQTKEGEFIPLEQSEINLGYDTGEDRLFLVEPQIICHFINDHSPFWEMNAESLKREQFEIIVILEGIVEATGMTCQAKTSYTEDEILWGHRFEPCMTLEKGAFRVDYSHFDKTFDVQTPWGSAKEMQELKEMEQNDRSTLSLYWDNMYQTCIPQDGNTVHGYAGQASHDKAEFHSIAEEGSRESVSNDLDL